From Dermochelys coriacea isolate rDerCor1 chromosome 9, rDerCor1.pri.v4, whole genome shotgun sequence, one genomic window encodes:
- the MAB21L4 gene encoding LOW QUALITY PROTEIN: protein mab-21-like 4 (The sequence of the model RefSeq protein was modified relative to this genomic sequence to represent the inferred CDS: inserted 6 bases in 3 codons; substituted 2 bases at 2 genomic stop codons), producing MQLTWGDLRAESLKEEGLQLSLLLSSGWKMIRFNNIPVVXRKQSTLKLHSRRREGSFAEGSLQKVTRXADFIPSSYYHRRYSTNFPVMKLLHIVGTLKGHHLDNLCLLNQVNSEDWKEEGRKXGLTFNHLKMVLQWATXMFPSPEDWDLEGSVYRLLMILLCCLATKNLPHFLYPEENLFQGEDLDLSALYQRVKGFASSPEHFLKCHFTQEQSXQQLDYGIKTRLQPPAQFGAYWGPAYFDVLLSKFQVYRIQDKEQISALSNILSKAKKVVNDQS from the exons atgcaactgacctggg GTGACCTCAGAGCTGAGAGCCTAAAGGAAGAAGGTCTGCAGCTGTCCCTGCTGCTGTCCAGTGGCTGGAAAATGATCAGGTTCAACAATATCCCTGTGGTGTAGAGAAAGCAGAGTACTCTGAAACTCCACAGCAGACGCAGAGAAGGAAGTTTTGCAGAAGGCAGCCTGCAAAAGGTAACACG GGCTGACTTCATCCCCAGCAGCTACTATCACAGGAG GTACTCGACCAATTTTCCTGTCATGAAACTGCTCCATATTGTGGGCACACTGAAGGGCCACCATCTGGACAACCTTTGCCTACTGAACCAGGTCAACAGTGAGGACTGGAAAGAAGAGGGCAGGAAATGAGGGCTCACATTTAATCATTTAAAG ATGGTGCTGCAGTGGGCCAC GATGTTCCCTTCCCCTGAGGACTGGGACCTGGAAGGGTCAGTCTATAGGCTCCTCATGATCCTGCTTTGTTGCTTAGCAACCAAAAATCTCCCCCACTTCCTGTATCCAGAAGAAAATCTTTTCCAAGGAGAGGATCTAGACCTGAGTGCTTTGTACCAAAGAGTCAAGGGGTTTGCCAGCTCACCAGAGCACTTCCTCAAGTGCCATTTCACCCAAGAACAATC CCAGCAACTAGACTATGGTATCAagaccaggctgcagcccccagctCAGTTCGGAGCCTATTGGGGCCCAGCCTACTTTGATGTGCTGCTTAGTAAG TTCCAGGTTTACCGCATCCAAGACAAAGAGCAGATCTCTGCTCTGTCGAACATCTTGTCAAAGGCCAAGAAGGTGGTTAATGACCAGAGCTGA